The Hevea brasiliensis isolate MT/VB/25A 57/8 chromosome 1, ASM3005281v1, whole genome shotgun sequence genome has a window encoding:
- the LOC110639074 gene encoding eukaryotic translation initiation factor 3 subunit D → MVGGFEVGAVPFNPDGWGPPDATTATTTTTATSTLPLHVPFAPFSRSEKLGRIADWTRNVNNPNATRPNANKTALDSVFDFTADDSFPAAAAAGDDDSTFRLVDGKPPPRPKFGPKWRFNQHRPQLPQRRDEEVEARKREAEKERARRDRLYNLNRSNQNHPRREAAAFKSSVDIQPEWNMLDQIPFSTFSKLSFTVPEPEDLLLCGGLEFYDRSYDRITPKNERRLERFKNRNFFKVTTTDDPVIRRLANEDKATVFATDNILATLMCAPRSVYSWDIVIQRVGNKLFFDKRDGSQLDLLSVHETSHEPLPEAKDDMNSAYALSVEAAYINQNFSQQVLIRDGNKVAFDEPNPFANEGEEVASVAYRYRRWKLDDDMYLVARCEVQSVVEVNKQRSFLTLNALNEFDPKYSGVDWRQKLETQRGAVLATELKNNANKLAKWTAQALVASADLMKLGYVSRVHPRDHYNHVILAVVGYKPRDFASQINLNTSNMWGIVKSIVDLCMKLNEGKYVLVKDPSKPQVRIYEVPADAFENDYVEEPLPEEEQVQPPGEDTENVETNGAANDVEDKQIDAQA, encoded by the coding sequence ATGGTCGGCGGCTTCGAAGTAGGCGCCGTTCCTTTCAACCCTGACGGTTGGGGCCCTCCAGACGCCACAACAGCCACCACTACCACTACTGCCACCTCAACCCTCCCTCTCCATGTTCCCTTCGCCCCCTTCTCCCGATCAGAAAAACTAGGCCGAATTGCCGACTGGACCCGCAACGTCAACAACCCCAATGCGACTCGCCCAAACGCCAACAAAACTGCATTGGATTCGGTTTTTGACTTTACCGCAGATGATTCCTTTCCCGCAGCAGCTGCTGCCGGTGACGATGACTCAACTTTCCGCCTTGTAGACGGAAAACCTCCTCCGCGCCCCAAATTTGGGCCTAAGTGGCGGTTCAACCAACACCGCCCGCAGCTTCCACAGCGACGCGATGAAGAGGTGGAAGCTCGTAAACGCGAGGCGGAAAAGGAACGCGCCCGTCGTGACCGGCTCTACAACCTCAACCGTTCCAACCAAAACCATCCACGTCGCGAGGCGGCCGCTTTTAAGTCATCGGTGGACATCCAACCAGAGTGGAACATGCTGGATCAGATACCCTTTTCAACGTTTTCAAAGCTCTCATTCACAGTCCCTGAGCCGGAAGATCTACTTCTCTGCGGCGGCCTCGAGTTTTACGATAGATCGTATGATAGAATCACTCCCAAAAACGAGCGTCGTTTGGAGAGGTTCAAAAACCGAAACTTTTTCAAAGTCACTACTACTGACGATCCAGTGATACGGAGGCTTGCCAATGAGGATAAAGCTACGGTCTTTGCAACGGATAATATCCTCGCAACTTTGATGTGCGCACCGAGGTCAGTGTATTCATGGGATATTGTGATTCAGAGGGTCGGAAACAAGCTCTTTTTTGATAAGAGGGATGGTTCCCAGCTAGATTTGCTTTCGGTGCATGAGACTTCACATGAGCCGTTGCCAGAGGCCAAGGATGATATGAACTCTGCATATGCATTGAGTGTTGAAGCAGCTTATATTAATCAGAACTTCTCACAGCAGGTCTTGATTAGGGATGGGAATAAGGTCGCTTTTGATGAGCCCAACCCGTTTGCAAACGAAGGAGAGGAAGTTGCTTCTGTGGCCTATAGGTATAGGCGGTGGAAGCTTGATGATGATATGTATCTTGTTGCCCGTTGTGAAGTGCAGAGTGTTGTGGAGGTTAACAAACAGAGGTCGTTTTTGACGTTGAATGCTCTTAATGAGTTTGACCCTAAATATTCAGGAGTTGATTGGAGGCAGAAGTTGGAGACTCAAAGAGGTGCAGTTTTGGCTACTGAATTGAAGAACAACGCCAATAAATTGGCTAAGTGGACTGCTCAAGCTCTGGTGGCCAGTGCAGATTTGATGAAATTGGGTTATGTGTCCAGGGTTCATCCAAGGGACCATTATAATCATGTGATATTGGCAGTAGTTGGGTACAAGCCGAGGGATTTTGCCTCCCAGATTAATTTGAATACATCCAACATGTGGGGGATTGTGAAGAGTATTGTTGACTTGTGTATGAAGTTGAATGAAGGAAAATATGTGTTGGTGAAAGACCCGTCCAAGCCACAAGTGAGAATTTATGAAGTTCCAGCTGATGCTTTTGAGAATGATTATGTAGAGGAGCCTTTGCCTGAGGAGGAGCAGGTTCAGCCCCCTGGTGAGGATACTGAGAATGTAGAGACAAATGGAGCTGCAAATGATGTTGAAGATAAACAGATTGATGCTCAAGCTTAA